A genomic window from Flavobacterium johnsoniae includes:
- the murQ gene encoding N-acetylmuramic acid 6-phosphate etherase produces the protein MKNKNPETEQESLYKDLDQMSVKELLTNINTEDQKVPQIIEGQIPKIEKLVKAIVKKMQLGGRLFYIGAGTSGRIGILDASECPPTFGVSHDMIIGIIAGGDTAIRKAVENAEDDTEQAWKDLAKFEISSLDFIIGIAASGNTPYVLGALKKAKEHNIKTGSISCISNGLIAQEADYPIEVIVGPEFLTGSTRMKAGTAQKLTLNMISTSVMIKLGKVKGNKMVDMQLSNEKLVKRGIKMIMEELGIEYDLAEELLQKHKSVRAVLLDHNSKK, from the coding sequence ATGAAGAATAAAAATCCTGAAACCGAACAAGAATCTTTATATAAAGATTTAGACCAAATGAGCGTAAAAGAACTCTTAACCAACATTAATACAGAAGATCAAAAAGTTCCGCAAATTATAGAAGGACAGATTCCTAAAATTGAAAAACTCGTAAAAGCAATTGTAAAAAAAATGCAATTAGGCGGACGTTTATTTTATATCGGAGCTGGAACTTCTGGTCGTATCGGAATTTTAGATGCCTCTGAATGTCCGCCAACTTTTGGTGTTTCGCATGACATGATTATCGGAATTATTGCCGGCGGAGATACTGCAATTAGAAAAGCTGTTGAAAATGCAGAAGACGATACCGAACAAGCTTGGAAAGATTTAGCTAAATTTGAAATTTCAAGCCTAGATTTTATTATAGGAATTGCGGCTTCTGGAAATACGCCTTATGTTTTGGGTGCTTTAAAAAAAGCGAAAGAACATAATATTAAAACAGGAAGTATTTCTTGCATCAGCAACGGACTTATCGCACAAGAAGCCGATTATCCAATTGAAGTTATTGTTGGTCCTGAATTTTTAACAGGAAGTACGAGAATGAAAGCGGGAACAGCTCAAAAACTGACCTTGAACATGATCTCAACTTCTGTAATGATAAAACTTGGAAAAGTAAAAGGCAACAAAATGGTAGACATGCAGTTGTCTAACGAAAAACTAGTAAAACGAGGCATCAAAATGATTATGGAAGAATTGGGAATTGAATATGATTTAGCCGAAGAATTACTGCAAAAACATAAAAGTGTACGCGCTGTTTTGTTAGATCATAACAGCAAAAAATAA
- a CDS encoding sodium:solute symporter yields the protein MSSTTILIFIFVYFGLLLFISNVISKKGQDNDSFFKANKNSKWYLVAFGMIGTALSGVTFISVPGEVGSPNGEQFKYFQFVLGNAIGFIIIAKVLLPLYYRMNLTSIYSYIEHRMGIRSYKTAASIFLVSRTISSAFRLYLVVIVLQRYVFNDFHIPFPVTVLLALALIFLYTFRSGLKTIIITDTLQTFFLVSSVFITIYFVCDSLNLTVLESVSTIQNSNYSKVFFFDDFFTSKYHFVKQILGGMFVTIAMVGLDQDLMQKNLSCKNIGEAQKNMFTFTGIFVLINIIFLSLGALLYIYAAKNNVEIPLDLATGKPRTDLLFPEIALNHLSIVPAFVFLLGIIAATFATTDSALTALTTSFCVDFLGMDKSENLDNTKNVTIRHWVHFAFSILLFMVIIVLNSFNDASVVALIFRAASYTYGPLLGLYAFGLLQKSRLVNDKLIPIICIISPIFTYFLSENSAQLFGYTFDNELIIINGLFTYIGIYLTSKRTEEKISF from the coding sequence ATGTCTTCTACTACAATCCTCATTTTCATCTTTGTTTATTTTGGTCTTTTACTTTTTATTTCAAACGTAATCAGTAAAAAAGGACAAGACAACGATTCTTTCTTTAAAGCAAACAAAAACTCTAAATGGTACCTTGTTGCTTTTGGAATGATTGGAACTGCTCTTTCTGGAGTAACTTTTATCTCTGTTCCTGGAGAAGTTGGTTCACCAAACGGAGAACAATTTAAATATTTCCAGTTTGTTTTAGGAAACGCAATCGGATTTATCATTATTGCAAAAGTCTTGCTTCCACTCTACTACAGAATGAATCTGACTTCGATTTACAGCTATATCGAACACAGAATGGGAATTAGAAGTTACAAAACGGCAGCTTCGATATTTTTAGTAAGCAGAACCATTAGTTCAGCTTTTAGATTGTATTTGGTTGTCATTGTTTTACAACGATATGTTTTCAATGATTTCCATATACCATTTCCTGTAACGGTACTTTTGGCTTTGGCGCTTATCTTTTTGTACACCTTTAGAAGCGGCTTAAAAACCATTATTATTACCGATACACTACAGACGTTTTTTTTAGTTAGTTCAGTGTTTATAACCATTTATTTTGTTTGTGACAGTCTTAACCTGACTGTTCTTGAGTCGGTTTCAACCATTCAGAATAGTAATTATTCTAAAGTATTTTTCTTCGATGATTTCTTTACGAGCAAGTACCACTTTGTAAAGCAAATTTTAGGAGGAATGTTTGTTACTATAGCAATGGTTGGGCTCGATCAAGATTTAATGCAGAAAAACCTAAGCTGCAAAAACATTGGCGAAGCGCAAAAAAACATGTTCACATTTACAGGAATTTTTGTTTTAATCAATATTATTTTCTTGAGTTTGGGCGCTTTATTATACATCTACGCTGCAAAAAATAATGTTGAAATTCCGTTAGATTTAGCAACAGGAAAACCAAGAACCGATTTACTTTTCCCAGAAATTGCTTTAAATCATTTGTCAATAGTTCCGGCATTTGTTTTTCTTTTGGGAATTATCGCTGCGACTTTTGCCACAACCGATTCAGCTTTAACCGCTTTAACTACTTCATTTTGTGTTGATTTTCTTGGCATGGACAAATCTGAAAATCTCGACAATACTAAAAATGTAACGATAAGACATTGGGTACATTTTGCTTTTTCAATCTTACTTTTTATGGTAATTATTGTATTGAATTCCTTTAATGATGCTTCTGTCGTGGCATTAATTTTCAGAGCTGCATCGTATACTTACGGGCCATTATTAGGATTATACGCTTTCGGATTATTGCAAAAATCAAGATTAGTAAATGATAAACTTATTCCGATTATCTGTATTATTTCGCCAATATTTACGTATTTCTTAAGCGAAAACTCAGCACAATTATTTGGGTATACTTTTGATAACGAATTAATAATCATCAACGGATTATTTACTTACATCGGAATTTATTTAACTAGTAAACGCACAGAAGAAAAAATCTCTTTTTAA